In one window of Rhizobium oryzihabitans DNA:
- a CDS encoding YitT family protein: protein MWSSDPAKHAPVEDVQGIVTGAIVSALGFYLLNKVGLLTGGTAGVAFLIHYAFGISFGLLFFLVNLPFYYLSFRRLGLAFSFKTFIAIGLVSVLTEVEARWMVIDSINPLWAALLGGLLLGYGLLALYRHRASLGGIGILAIYIQDRFGIRAGLIQLAFDAFVMLCAFLVIDPATVVYSIVGAFVLNMFLAINHRSDRYIVVR from the coding sequence ATGTGGAGTTCGGACCCGGCGAAACATGCGCCGGTGGAAGACGTGCAGGGCATCGTCACCGGAGCCATCGTGTCGGCACTCGGCTTTTATCTGCTGAACAAGGTCGGCCTTCTGACCGGCGGCACCGCCGGCGTCGCCTTCCTCATTCATTATGCCTTCGGCATCAGCTTCGGCCTCCTGTTCTTTCTCGTCAATCTGCCGTTCTACTATCTTTCCTTCCGCCGCCTCGGTCTTGCCTTTTCCTTCAAGACCTTCATTGCCATCGGTCTCGTTTCGGTGCTGACGGAAGTGGAAGCGCGCTGGATGGTCATTGACAGCATCAACCCGCTCTGGGCGGCGCTGCTGGGCGGCTTGCTTTTGGGTTACGGATTGCTGGCGCTTTATCGCCACCGCGCCAGCCTAGGCGGTATCGGCATTCTGGCCATCTATATTCAGGATCGCTTCGGCATCCGTGCCGGTCTGATCCAGCTCGCCTTCGACGCTTTTGTGATGCTCTGCGCCTTCCTCGTCATCGATCCGGCCACCGTCGTCTATTCGATTGTCGGCGCTTTCGTGCTCAACATGTTTCTCGCCATTAATCACCGTTCGGACAGATACATCGTCGTGCGCTGA
- a CDS encoding DUF6460 domain-containing protein — protein sequence MAGEVNKMLGDTVARTVVKLLVVSLLVGFLMAIFGLTPWNIIYGARDFVVDLWRSGFHALGAIGDYLILGATIVIPVFIILRLLSYRR from the coding sequence ATGGCCGGTGAGGTCAACAAAATGCTGGGTGATACGGTGGCCCGTACCGTGGTGAAGCTGCTGGTGGTTTCATTGCTCGTCGGCTTTCTGATGGCGATCTTCGGATTGACGCCGTGGAACATCATCTATGGCGCGCGCGATTTCGTGGTCGATCTCTGGCGCAGCGGTTTCCATGCGCTGGGCGCAATCGGCGACTATCTGATCCTCGGCGCTACGATCGTCATTCCCGTTTTCATCATCCTGCGTCTCCTGAGCTATCGCCGCTGA
- a CDS encoding carboxymuconolactone decarboxylase family protein, translating into MKTRINYAKASPEAFKAVMALENYVQGSGLERRFVHLIKLRASIINGCAFCVDMHVKESRHDGLSEQWINLMSVWRESPVYTQQERALLGWVDAVTKIAETGAPDDAFETLKAHFSDEDIVKITVAIGAINTWNRIAVGFRSQHPVDAAAKAA; encoded by the coding sequence ATGAAAACCCGTATCAACTATGCCAAAGCATCGCCCGAAGCCTTCAAGGCCGTCATGGCTCTGGAAAATTACGTTCAGGGCAGCGGGCTAGAGCGTCGCTTCGTTCATCTCATCAAGCTGCGCGCCTCGATCATCAACGGCTGCGCCTTCTGTGTGGACATGCATGTGAAGGAGAGCCGCCATGACGGGCTTTCCGAACAATGGATCAACCTGATGAGCGTGTGGCGGGAATCCCCCGTTTATACCCAGCAGGAACGGGCGCTGCTCGGCTGGGTGGATGCGGTGACGAAAATTGCCGAAACCGGCGCCCCGGATGACGCCTTCGAGACGCTGAAAGCACATTTTTCCGATGAGGATATCGTGAAGATCACGGTCGCCATCGGCGCCATCAACACCTGGAACCGCATCGCCGTCGGTTTCCGCTCGCAGCATCCGGTCGATGCGGCTGCGAAGGCGGCGTGA
- a CDS encoding CAP domain-containing protein: MTDTSFQTLTRRGFVLISAGSVLSACVSVPTNKGMPSGTRDETAAALPMVNELRRSKGLSPLAINGAASGAAAYQAGRMVKAQKMAHLIGLTDSFLIRMKDGNVPLPAAENVAAGQDSVERVVKAWIGSKHHLENMLGPYNGLGVAVAYDAASRNRPYWAMVLCA; encoded by the coding sequence ATGACCGACACATCATTCCAGACGCTCACCCGGCGCGGCTTCGTGCTGATTTCCGCCGGCTCCGTTCTTTCCGCCTGCGTTTCCGTGCCCACCAACAAGGGCATGCCGTCCGGCACCCGCGATGAGACCGCGGCAGCGCTTCCGATGGTTAACGAGTTGCGCCGCTCGAAGGGCCTTTCGCCACTCGCCATTAATGGCGCAGCAAGCGGTGCTGCCGCTTATCAGGCCGGCCGCATGGTCAAGGCGCAGAAGATGGCGCATCTGATCGGCCTGACCGACAGTTTCCTCATCCGCATGAAGGACGGCAATGTGCCGCTACCAGCGGCGGAGAACGTGGCCGCAGGTCAGGACAGCGTCGAGCGGGTCGTCAAGGCCTGGATCGGCTCTAAACATCATCTCGAAAACATGCTTGGGCCTTATAATGGCCTCGGCGTCGCGGTTGCCTATGATGCCGCCAGCCGCAACCGGCCCTATTGGGCGATGGTGCTCTGCGCGTGA